One region of Chloroflexota bacterium genomic DNA includes:
- a CDS encoding GNAT family N-acetyltransferase: MSERFSIRESTPDDADIICAHRRAMFEAMGRDTPAQIDAMDQPYRVWLADKLANGEYRAWFVENESGKVVAGAGLWLIAWPPSPYDQARWRGYVLNVYTEPAFRGRGFAKRLMQTIMAWCRAHSICLVTLHASNEGKPIYESLGFKQTNEMRIFLEGVDR, encoded by the coding sequence ATGAGCGAGAGATTTTCGATCCGCGAGTCCACGCCGGACGACGCGGACATCATTTGCGCGCATCGCCGCGCGATGTTTGAGGCAATGGGACGCGACACGCCGGCACAAATTGACGCGATGGACCAACCGTATCGCGTATGGCTGGCGGACAAACTCGCGAACGGCGAATATCGCGCATGGTTTGTCGAAAACGAATCCGGCAAGGTTGTCGCTGGAGCTGGGTTGTGGTTGATCGCCTGGCCCCCCAGTCCGTACGATCAGGCGCGCTGGCGCGGGTACGTGTTAAATGTGTACACCGAGCCGGCTTTTCGCGGGCGCGGTTTTGCCAAGCGGCTGATGCAAACGATCATGGCGTGGTGTCGCGCGCATAGCATCTGCCTCGTGACGCTTCACGCAAGCAATGAGGGCAAGCCCATCTATGAATCGCTTGGATTCAAGCAAACGAATGAGATGAGAATCTTTTTGGAAGGAGTAGATAGGTAG